In a single window of the Pontibacter russatus genome:
- a CDS encoding TIGR00266 family protein: protein MINSHEIDYKIFGNDIQVLEVELDQQETVIAEAGAMVYMEEGIEFEAKMGDGSNPSQGFFGKLVSAGSRLITGESLFMTHFTHRGYGKSRVAFSAPYPGTILPIDLRQMRNSSLITQKDAFLAAALGTKLSIHFNQRLGSGFFGGEGFILQRMQGDGMAFIHAGGTVVEKQLNNQTLRVDTGCVVAFEEGIDFSVQQAGGLKSMIFGGEGIFLATLRGTGRVWLQSMPVKKLIEALMPHGQNARKEGGMFSSFLE from the coding sequence ATGATAAATTCACACGAGATCGATTACAAAATTTTCGGCAACGACATTCAGGTGCTGGAAGTGGAACTGGACCAGCAGGAAACGGTGATTGCCGAGGCGGGCGCGATGGTATATATGGAGGAGGGCATTGAGTTCGAGGCCAAGATGGGCGACGGCTCCAACCCCAGCCAGGGCTTTTTCGGTAAGCTGGTGTCGGCAGGCTCCCGCCTGATTACGGGCGAGTCGCTGTTCATGACGCACTTCACGCACCGCGGCTACGGCAAAAGCCGCGTGGCTTTCTCCGCCCCCTACCCCGGCACCATTCTGCCCATCGACCTGCGCCAGATGCGCAACAGCAGCCTCATTACGCAAAAAGATGCTTTCCTGGCGGCGGCACTGGGTACCAAACTCAGCATCCACTTCAACCAGCGCCTGGGCTCGGGCTTCTTCGGCGGCGAGGGCTTCATCCTGCAGCGGATGCAGGGCGACGGCATGGCGTTCATTCATGCTGGCGGTACCGTGGTAGAGAAACAGCTGAACAACCAGACGCTGCGCGTGGACACCGGCTGCGTGGTGGCGTTCGAGGAGGGCATCGATTTCAGTGTGCAGCAGGCGGGCGGGCTCAAGTCGATGATCTTTGGCGGCGAGGGTATTTTCCTGGCCACGCTGCGCGGCACCGGTCGCGTGTGGCTGCAGTCGATGCCGGTGAAGAAGCTGATTGAGGCGCTGATGCCGCACGGCCAGAACGCCCGAAAAGAAGGCGGCATGTTCAGCAGTTTCCTGGAATAG
- the gltX gene encoding glutamate--tRNA ligase: protein MEREVRVRFAPSPTGPLHIGGVRTALYNYLLARKTGGKMILRIEDTDQNRFVPGAEDYIRESLAWCGIELDESPWNGGPYAPYRQSERKPMYMQYALQLIESGHAYYAFDTAEELEEMRERLKAAKVATPQYNAITRATMKNSLTLPEDEVKKRLESGDPYVIRLKVPRKEEVRLKDMIRGWVMVHSSAIDDKVLMKSDGMPTYHLANIVDDHLMQITHVIRGEEWLPSAPLHVLLYRYLGWEDTMPEFAHLPLLLKPDGNGKLSKRDGDKLGFPVFPLRWQDPFSGEISSGYREAGYIPEAFINFLAFLGWNPGTQQEIFSMQELIEEFSVERIGKSGTRFDIQKARWFNEQYLRAKPDSELAAYLLQALEEHNITTSQEKAEKIAGLMKERVSFPQDFWQEARYFFEAPTEYSEKVASKKWNSQSVAVFEDFKNELPALENFNADTVKDLLNSILERHGMKLGQVMQALRLAVTGAEAGPDLMQIIAVIGREETAQRLGTAIEKLRPYAAA from the coding sequence ATGGAAAGAGAAGTTAGAGTACGCTTTGCCCCCAGCCCGACCGGGCCTCTCCATATAGGCGGTGTGCGCACGGCCCTTTACAACTACCTGCTGGCCCGCAAAACCGGCGGCAAAATGATCCTGCGCATCGAGGACACCGACCAGAACCGCTTCGTGCCGGGCGCCGAGGACTATATACGGGAGTCGCTGGCGTGGTGCGGCATTGAGCTGGACGAGAGCCCCTGGAACGGCGGCCCCTACGCCCCGTACCGCCAGTCGGAGCGCAAGCCCATGTACATGCAGTACGCGCTGCAGCTGATTGAGAGCGGCCACGCCTACTACGCCTTCGATACGGCCGAGGAACTGGAGGAGATGCGCGAGCGCCTGAAGGCCGCCAAGGTGGCCACGCCCCAGTACAACGCCATCACCCGCGCCACCATGAAGAACTCGCTCACCCTGCCCGAGGATGAGGTAAAGAAGCGCCTAGAGTCCGGCGACCCATATGTGATCCGCCTGAAAGTGCCGCGCAAAGAGGAAGTTCGCCTGAAGGATATGATCCGCGGCTGGGTAATGGTGCATTCTTCTGCCATCGACGATAAAGTGCTCATGAAGTCGGACGGGATGCCGACCTACCACCTGGCCAACATCGTGGACGACCACCTGATGCAGATCACACACGTGATACGGGGCGAAGAGTGGCTGCCGTCGGCGCCGCTGCACGTGCTGCTGTACCGCTACCTGGGCTGGGAAGACACCATGCCGGAGTTTGCCCACCTGCCCCTGCTGCTGAAGCCCGACGGCAACGGCAAACTGAGCAAGCGCGACGGCGACAAGCTGGGCTTCCCGGTGTTCCCGCTGCGCTGGCAGGACCCGTTCTCAGGCGAAATATCTTCCGGGTACCGAGAGGCTGGCTATATACCCGAGGCATTCATTAACTTCCTGGCCTTTTTGGGTTGGAACCCCGGCACGCAGCAGGAGATCTTCTCGATGCAGGAACTGATAGAAGAGTTCTCCGTGGAGCGCATCGGCAAGTCCGGCACGCGTTTCGACATTCAGAAGGCCCGCTGGTTCAACGAGCAGTACCTGCGCGCCAAGCCCGACAGCGAGCTGGCTGCTTACCTGCTGCAGGCGCTGGAGGAGCACAACATCACCACCTCGCAGGAAAAGGCCGAGAAGATAGCCGGGCTGATGAAAGAGCGCGTGAGCTTCCCGCAGGACTTCTGGCAGGAGGCCAGGTATTTCTTTGAAGCCCCCACGGAGTACAGCGAGAAGGTCGCCTCCAAGAAGTGGAACAGCCAATCCGTTGCTGTTTTTGAGGATTTCAAAAATGAGCTGCCGGCGCTGGAGAACTTTAACGCCGACACGGTAAAAGATTTGCTGAACAGCATCCTGGAGCGCCACGGCATGAAGCTGGGCCAGGTGATGCAGGCGCTGCGCCTGGCAGTGACCGGCGCCGAGGCTGGCCCCGACCTGATGCAGATCATCGCGGTAATCGGCCGCGAGGAAACGGCTCAGCGCCTTGGCACAGCCATCGAAAAGCTGCGCCCATATGCAGCGGCGTAA
- a CDS encoding YhjD/YihY/BrkB family envelope integrity protein has translation MAWCLLKETWLEFMDNNSWQKGAALAYYTIFALPPMLIIIISAAGYFFGKQAVSGEIYYQIKGVIGTEGPTRCRRWWRM, from the coding sequence ATGGCCTGGTGCCTGTTGAAAGAGACGTGGCTGGAGTTCATGGACAATAACTCCTGGCAGAAGGGCGCGGCACTGGCCTATTATACCATCTTCGCGCTGCCGCCCATGCTCATCATCATCATCAGCGCCGCCGGGTACTTCTTTGGGAAGCAGGCGGTGTCCGGGGAGATATACTACCAGATAAAGGGCGTGATCGGGACGGAGGGGCCTACTCGGTGCAGAAGATGGTGGAGAATGTGA
- a CDS encoding YihY/virulence factor BrkB family protein produces MVENVNAFSDVSLAAFVGVIALFIAATGVFISLQDSLNEIWYVKPKPRHGYLKLVLDRFLSFGMILAIAIILLLSLLANAVLVAIGGFLEARFSGWVVYFIHFANLASALVLMSFLFACIYKFLPDAKIKWRDVWVGALVTSLLFVLFRGLIGFYLGTNDVGSVYGAAGSVVVILTWVFFTSQIIFFGAVFTFVYSRKYGYNIYPAEYAVRVIRRQVEVGNSAVNAEPGVHTKEVYGGVEAATEESDEGAAAQGENI; encoded by the coding sequence ATGGTGGAGAATGTGAATGCGTTCTCGGATGTGAGCCTGGCGGCGTTTGTGGGCGTTATCGCGCTTTTTATCGCCGCCACGGGCGTTTTTATATCCCTGCAGGACTCCCTGAACGAGATCTGGTACGTCAAGCCCAAGCCCAGGCACGGCTACCTCAAGCTGGTGCTCGACAGGTTCCTGTCCTTTGGGATGATTTTGGCCATTGCCATTATCCTGCTGCTCTCGCTGTTGGCCAACGCGGTGCTGGTGGCCATCGGCGGTTTCCTGGAGGCGCGTTTCTCGGGCTGGGTCGTTTACTTCATCCACTTTGCCAACCTGGCCTCCGCGCTGGTGCTCATGTCTTTCCTGTTCGCGTGTATATATAAGTTTCTGCCCGACGCCAAGATAAAGTGGCGCGACGTGTGGGTGGGGGCACTCGTGACGTCGCTGCTGTTCGTGCTGTTCCGGGGCCTCATCGGGTTTTACCTGGGCACGAACGACGTGGGCTCGGTATATGGCGCGGCGGGCTCTGTGGTTGTCATCCTCACGTGGGTTTTCTTCACCTCCCAGATTATCTTTTTCGGGGCGGTGTTCACGTTTGTGTACTCCCGCAAGTACGGCTACAACATTTACCCGGCGGAGTACGCAGTGCGCGTGATACGGAGGCAGGTGGAGGTGGGCAACTCCGCCGTGAACGCGGAGCCCGGCGTACACACCAAGGAGGTATATGGCGGGGTGGAGGCGGCAACGGAAGAAAGCGACGAAGGCGCCGCCGCGCAGGGCGAGAATATATAG
- a CDS encoding RidA family protein translates to MAHSIITSSLAPAPIGPYSQATMANGTLYVSGQIALDQESGNLVNDSIELETHQVMKNLQAILSEAGMGFEHVLKCSIFVKDLNNFGRINETYGSYFTSNPPARETVEVSRLPKDVNVEISCIAAK, encoded by the coding sequence ATGGCACACAGCATCATCACTTCCTCTCTGGCGCCAGCCCCTATCGGCCCCTACAGCCAGGCAACGATGGCAAACGGCACCCTCTACGTATCCGGCCAGATTGCGCTGGACCAGGAGAGCGGCAACCTCGTGAACGACAGCATCGAACTGGAGACGCACCAGGTCATGAAAAACCTGCAGGCCATTCTGTCGGAGGCGGGCATGGGTTTCGAGCATGTGCTCAAGTGCTCCATCTTCGTGAAGGACCTCAACAACTTCGGCCGCATCAACGAAACGTACGGCAGCTATTTCACCAGCAACCCGCCAGCCCGCGAAACCGTGGAAGTGAGCCGCCTGCCAAAAGACGTGAATGTGGAGATATCCTGCATCGCCGCCAAGTAA